The Thermoleophilum album genome contains a region encoding:
- a CDS encoding glycosyltransferase gives MSAPVDQAQVADARNAGRRSPRRRQRPLRVAVVAEWYPSSLDPVHGIWAHRQALAVRELGVEVRVLALRRPVPPLRTVRALGRFPPDPAPLRSWLASQPTLWRTEELDGIPITPVPLVAPPRPWSYGSWAWWIAPTLGRALRALRARWPFDLVHAHNVVPTAHATVLSELWRSGVPVVASTHGPDVIKVPERGPLARRALKTALTRCDLVLANSRWAAERCRALAGLPLATRVVHLGADLPDPHELPPKHPRLTIVTVAHLQARKRHETVLQALFALRDRLRVDYLVIGDGEERPRLERLVAELGLGDRVRFLGQLPHSLALAEMRRCHAFVMPSVEEPFGVAYVEAMAAGLPVIASAGEGGPEDIATAGGGILLVPPGDHEATASAILRALGPEREQLGRAARETVRANFTWRRCGERTVAAYRELLEGPPATTERENRGSAAVDGVR, from the coding sequence GTGAGCGCGCCCGTAGATCAAGCCCAAGTCGCTGATGCGCGCAATGCAGGGCGGCGATCGCCGCGTCGCCGGCAGCGGCCGCTGCGCGTCGCGGTAGTCGCTGAGTGGTACCCCTCGTCACTCGATCCGGTGCACGGCATCTGGGCGCACCGGCAAGCGCTGGCGGTGCGCGAACTCGGTGTCGAAGTACGCGTGCTGGCGCTGCGTCGACCGGTTCCGCCGCTGCGCACGGTGCGCGCGCTTGGCAGGTTTCCGCCCGATCCCGCACCGCTCCGGAGCTGGCTTGCCTCGCAGCCAACACTGTGGCGAACGGAAGAGCTCGACGGTATCCCCATCACACCGGTGCCACTTGTCGCCCCACCGCGACCCTGGAGTTACGGGAGCTGGGCCTGGTGGATCGCGCCGACGCTCGGCCGTGCCCTGCGCGCGCTGCGCGCGCGCTGGCCATTCGACCTCGTACACGCGCACAACGTGGTGCCGACCGCACACGCCACCGTCCTCAGCGAGCTGTGGCGGAGCGGCGTACCGGTCGTCGCTTCAACGCACGGACCGGACGTCATCAAGGTGCCGGAGCGCGGTCCGCTGGCGCGCCGCGCGCTCAAAACGGCCCTCACCCGCTGCGACCTTGTGTTGGCCAACAGCCGCTGGGCAGCCGAGCGCTGCCGTGCGCTCGCGGGACTGCCGCTAGCGACGCGGGTGGTGCACCTCGGTGCCGACCTGCCAGATCCGCACGAACTGCCGCCGAAGCATCCCCGTCTGACGATCGTGACGGTCGCGCATCTGCAGGCACGTAAACGGCACGAGACGGTCCTGCAGGCACTCTTTGCTCTGCGCGACCGCCTCAGGGTCGACTACCTGGTGATCGGTGACGGCGAGGAGCGACCGCGGCTCGAGCGGCTTGTGGCGGAGTTGGGGCTGGGCGACCGCGTGCGCTTCCTCGGCCAATTACCGCACTCCCTGGCGCTAGCCGAGATGCGCCGCTGCCACGCCTTCGTTATGCCGAGCGTGGAGGAGCCGTTCGGCGTTGCTTACGTCGAGGCGATGGCCGCCGGCTTGCCGGTGATCGCAAGCGCCGGCGAGGGTGGCCCGGAGGACATCGCGACGGCCGGCGGCGGCATCCTGCTCGTACCGCCGGGCGACCACGAGGCCACGGCGAGCGCGATCCTGCGCGCCCTCGGACCGGAGCGCGAGCAGCTCGGCCGCGCGGCACGCGAAACCGTGCGCGCCAACTTCACCTGGCGGCGCTGCGGGGAGCGCACGGTCGCGGCCTATCGCGAACTGCTCGAGGGTCCGCCAGCCACCACCGAACGGGAAAACCGGGGGAGCGCTGCCGTCGATGGCGTCCGCTAG
- a CDS encoding glycosyltransferase family 4 protein — MSLPAVVVAHNRYRLEGGEERCVALQLAALQEAGIPWELLERRSSALSRAQAARLLLAGGGESSLADLLAKLRQRAADRRVVLHAHNLLPAFGPRLLEAAHANGVPTVLQLHNLRLSCAIGVAWRDRRPCSSCRGRFTLPAVVHRCRRSRLESAVYAAALARHFERTLGAVDRFVVPSAYARQRVQQIGVPPARTLVVSHYLPDGACARASGAGHGRYALVAARLSPEKGIERAIRACAAVGVPLVVAGEGPDRPRLQRLAESLAANCKFVGWVGERELRALRAEAACALFPSEFPEFAPYSALEALAAGVPAVATDVGALPEILGRDACVPLHDEDAFASRLEALWVDPDRRAAEGEAALARARTEYGKERYLASLMSLYGELLA, encoded by the coding sequence ATGTCGCTGCCGGCCGTGGTCGTGGCACACAACCGTTACCGCCTCGAGGGGGGCGAGGAGCGTTGTGTTGCCTTGCAGCTCGCGGCTTTGCAGGAGGCTGGCATTCCCTGGGAGCTGCTCGAACGGCGTTCCTCTGCGCTGTCGCGGGCGCAGGCCGCGCGCCTGCTGCTGGCTGGCGGTGGCGAGAGCTCACTCGCTGATCTCCTGGCAAAGCTCCGGCAGCGGGCAGCAGACCGTCGCGTCGTGCTGCACGCGCACAACTTGCTGCCGGCGTTCGGCCCGCGCTTGCTGGAGGCGGCTCATGCCAACGGGGTGCCAACCGTTCTCCAGCTCCACAACCTCCGCCTCTCCTGCGCGATCGGCGTTGCGTGGCGCGACCGCCGCCCCTGCTCGAGCTGCCGCGGGCGCTTCACCCTGCCCGCAGTGGTTCACCGCTGTCGCCGCTCGCGCCTCGAGTCGGCGGTTTACGCGGCGGCCTTGGCGCGCCATTTCGAGCGCACCCTTGGGGCCGTCGATCGCTTCGTGGTGCCCTCGGCATACGCGCGCCAGCGCGTCCAGCAGATCGGTGTGCCGCCGGCACGCACGCTCGTGGTCTCCCACTACCTGCCGGATGGGGCGTGCGCACGGGCATCGGGCGCCGGGCACGGGCGCTACGCGCTGGTCGCCGCGCGCCTTTCCCCGGAGAAGGGGATTGAACGAGCGATCCGCGCCTGTGCGGCGGTTGGTGTGCCGCTCGTGGTTGCCGGTGAGGGGCCCGACCGGCCCCGCTTGCAGCGGCTCGCCGAGAGTCTCGCCGCGAACTGCAAGTTCGTGGGCTGGGTCGGCGAACGGGAGCTCCGAGCGCTGCGCGCTGAGGCCGCTTGCGCTCTGTTTCCCTCGGAGTTTCCCGAGTTCGCCCCCTATTCGGCACTCGAGGCGCTAGCTGCCGGCGTTCCAGCGGTCGCTACCGACGTCGGTGCGCTACCCGAGATTCTCGGCCGTGACGCTTGCGTGCCTCTCCACGACGAAGATGCCTTTGCTTCCCGCCTCGAGGCACTGTGGGTCGATCCGGATCGTCGTGCCGCGGAGGGCGAGGCGGCCCTCGCTCGGGCGCGCACGGAGTACGGCAAGGAGCGCTACCTCGCCTCGCTAATGAGCCTCTACGGTGAGCTTCTGGCGTAG
- a CDS encoding glycosyltransferase family 4 protein → MAVRCAFVLPIPVPYREPLFALLAARGRVEPHVVYARARQRTWQQPDAWFPRPRGYQARTLNGVELPRRGPTPLTVPRGLQRTLDEIAPDCVVSSEFGPLTWASIAWCRRRRRPWLVFSEVTEASERVLSAPQRALQRLIARHAAGLLAASGRARRRLLAAGVPPERVAVVLQAADLDAYERVAHVRREPLGRPLRVVSVGRLVPEKRHDLAIEAVARARASLTLEIVGDGPLRRQLEELARRLQAPASLRGFVAPPDQPNVLRQADVFLLASDFEPFGAVVREAAACGLPLVLSERVGAIGDIAVPGRNALVVPAGDPAALANALERLANEPGLLARMSQASIELTRSWPLERDAAALEDAVEAAVAGHVAVARDSQLAG, encoded by the coding sequence GTGGCGGTCCGCTGCGCTTTCGTGCTCCCGATTCCGGTGCCCTACCGGGAGCCTCTGTTCGCGCTTCTAGCGGCGCGCGGGCGGGTGGAGCCGCACGTCGTTTACGCCCGTGCGCGGCAGCGCACCTGGCAACAACCGGACGCCTGGTTCCCGCGTCCGCGCGGCTACCAGGCACGAACGCTGAACGGTGTGGAGCTACCCCGACGAGGCCCCACACCGCTGACCGTACCGCGCGGGTTGCAGCGGACGCTCGACGAGATCGCACCGGACTGCGTGGTCTCTTCGGAGTTCGGGCCGCTGACCTGGGCGTCGATTGCCTGGTGCCGCCGCCGGCGCCGGCCGTGGCTTGTCTTCAGCGAAGTGACCGAAGCCAGCGAGCGGGTGTTGAGTGCGCCGCAGCGAGCCTTGCAGCGCCTGATCGCGCGCCACGCCGCCGGACTCCTGGCGGCCAGTGGCCGGGCCCGAAGGCGATTGCTCGCCGCCGGCGTCCCACCGGAACGTGTCGCAGTGGTGCTGCAAGCAGCCGATCTGGACGCCTACGAGCGGGTCGCTCACGTCCGGCGAGAGCCGCTCGGCCGGCCGTTGCGGGTGGTCAGCGTCGGACGGCTAGTGCCCGAGAAGCGCCACGATCTCGCGATCGAGGCGGTGGCTCGGGCGCGCGCTTCGTTGACGCTCGAGATCGTCGGCGACGGGCCCCTCCGGCGTCAGCTCGAAGAGCTCGCGCGACGGCTACAGGCGCCCGCCTCGCTGCGCGGCTTCGTCGCTCCCCCCGACCAACCGAACGTGCTGCGGCAGGCCGACGTCTTCCTGCTGGCTAGCGACTTCGAGCCGTTCGGGGCGGTCGTTCGTGAGGCGGCGGCCTGTGGTCTCCCGCTCGTACTTAGCGAGCGGGTCGGGGCGATCGGCGACATCGCCGTCCCCGGCCGCAACGCACTGGTTGTGCCGGCGGGCGACCCCGCGGCGCTAGCGAACGCTCTCGAACGCTTGGCGAACGAGCCGGGGCTGCTCGCACGCATGTCACAGGCCAGCATCGAGCTGACACGGAGCTGGCCGCTCGAGCGCGACGCAGCGGCCCTCGAAGATGCGGTCGAGGCGGCGGTAGCCGGGCATGTTGCGGTCGCTCGGGACTCTCAGCTGGCCGGCTGA
- a CDS encoding O-antigen ligase family protein yields the protein MPSDAATRAVAAALAAALVACAFVAKSGTGVQSTALVLAAATLAAGAVCTWSVLKGRGAGGAYPLLAMLGALALINALSLLWSANPDASLIAAGRALAYLAVAAGAAFLARRWPHRTHVLLEALLIGGFVICAYGLAARIWPGSLGKDELGAIANRLGQPFGYWNALGGVAAMTALLALWQATRHTASESGRALAVPALGVALLALALTQSRGALAAFGAGLAIWLLAVPRRAASAAPLFVAALAATPVAAWALSQPAFTVRAASLGTREAAAGDFGLMCLALVLVLTVVGALWVRLSPGWTLPIGVRRRLERVTTVGALALCALALLGIALNAETVTTKLERRIDDLVSERAPQPTEGAGRLVATSSTRSAYWREALDLFSERPLTGWGADAFEITRLRHRHGPLGARHAHGYLAQQAADLGLLGVAVSLLALFAFLPAAARTLGVGRRRTLAALPWDDQRCALAAAVVVSLAFGVQSFLDWTWYVPALALPALACAAFVSALGRDNAEVPARTPLAPAWRRTLAALTAAAALAAAWTIAQPALAARETERSLQALAHGQARAALDHAENAQRIDPLALDPLLAAARAEVALGRPATARNTLATAVSRHPQDPRAWLAAARHELVVELRPDRALELVKGALWLDPESRSARELFLTARARLHLVCVLRARYAAARSQSRPVPLANYAISGCPPVSQRGKAR from the coding sequence TTGCCTTCCGACGCGGCAACTAGGGCGGTCGCGGCAGCGCTCGCGGCGGCACTGGTGGCGTGCGCCTTTGTCGCGAAAAGCGGCACGGGCGTGCAGTCCACCGCGCTCGTGCTAGCGGCGGCCACGCTCGCCGCCGGCGCTGTGTGCACCTGGAGCGTGCTGAAGGGTCGCGGCGCTGGCGGCGCCTACCCGCTGTTGGCAATGCTCGGCGCGCTCGCCCTGATCAACGCGCTCTCGCTTTTGTGGTCGGCTAACCCCGACGCCAGCCTGATCGCGGCCGGTCGCGCGCTCGCTTATCTCGCGGTGGCGGCGGGTGCGGCTTTTCTTGCTCGACGCTGGCCGCATCGCACGCACGTCCTACTGGAAGCCCTGCTGATCGGCGGCTTCGTGATTTGCGCCTACGGCCTGGCGGCGCGCATCTGGCCCGGGTCGTTAGGCAAGGACGAGCTTGGCGCGATCGCCAATCGCCTGGGACAACCCTTTGGTTACTGGAACGCCCTGGGCGGCGTCGCGGCGATGACCGCGCTCCTGGCGCTCTGGCAAGCGACTCGCCACACCGCCAGCGAAAGCGGGCGGGCACTCGCCGTGCCGGCCCTCGGCGTTGCCCTCTTGGCGCTCGCGCTAACGCAGTCACGAGGCGCCCTTGCGGCTTTCGGTGCCGGTTTGGCGATCTGGCTGCTGGCGGTGCCGCGGCGCGCGGCGAGTGCCGCGCCACTGTTCGTCGCGGCGCTCGCAGCCACTCCGGTGGCCGCGTGGGCGCTGTCGCAACCGGCGTTCACGGTGCGTGCCGCGTCGCTCGGTACGCGCGAAGCCGCCGCTGGCGACTTCGGTCTCATGTGCCTCGCCTTGGTGCTGGTATTGACCGTGGTCGGGGCCCTGTGGGTGCGCCTCTCGCCCGGCTGGACGCTGCCGATCGGCGTGCGGCGGCGGCTTGAGCGCGTGACGACGGTCGGTGCGCTCGCGCTCTGTGCGCTCGCCCTGCTAGGGATTGCGCTCAACGCCGAGACCGTCACGACCAAGCTCGAGCGGCGGATCGACGATCTCGTTAGCGAACGCGCGCCGCAGCCCACGGAAGGCGCTGGACGACTGGTAGCCACCTCCTCGACGCGGTCCGCTTACTGGCGAGAGGCGCTCGACTTGTTCTCCGAGCGCCCGCTGACTGGCTGGGGCGCAGACGCCTTCGAGATCACCCGCCTGCGCCACCGCCACGGCCCGCTCGGGGCACGCCACGCGCACGGCTACCTCGCACAACAGGCGGCGGATCTCGGGCTGCTCGGTGTCGCGGTCTCGCTACTAGCGCTTTTCGCCTTTCTGCCGGCGGCGGCTCGAACGCTCGGCGTCGGCAGGCGACGAACGCTCGCTGCGCTCCCCTGGGACGACCAGCGCTGCGCGTTGGCGGCGGCAGTGGTCGTGAGCCTCGCGTTCGGTGTGCAGTCGTTCCTCGACTGGACTTGGTACGTCCCGGCTCTGGCGCTGCCCGCGCTCGCCTGCGCCGCCTTCGTCTCGGCGCTGGGTCGCGACAACGCCGAAGTACCAGCGCGCACGCCGCTCGCGCCGGCCTGGCGCCGCACACTCGCCGCCCTGACGGCGGCGGCGGCGCTCGCTGCGGCCTGGACGATCGCTCAGCCCGCCCTCGCTGCGCGGGAAACCGAGCGGTCCTTGCAGGCGTTGGCCCACGGCCAGGCTCGTGCCGCGCTCGACCATGCCGAAAACGCGCAGCGAATCGATCCCCTGGCGCTCGACCCGCTGCTTGCGGCGGCAAGAGCGGAGGTCGCGCTCGGACGCCCGGCAACTGCACGGAACACGCTCGCGACAGCGGTCAGCCGGCACCCCCAAGACCCGCGGGCATGGCTTGCAGCCGCCCGCCACGAACTGGTCGTCGAACTCCGTCCGGACCGCGCCCTTGAGCTAGTCAAAGGGGCGCTGTGGCTGGACCCGGAGTCGCGCAGCGCACGGGAGCTGTTCCTCACCGCCCGCGCCCGCTTACACCTTGTCTGTGTGTTGCGTGCGCGTTACGCTGCTGCTCGGTCGCAATCACGTCCTGTCCCGTTAGCGAACTATGCGATCAGCGGTTGCCCCCCGGTTTCTCAACGTGGCAAAGCCCGGTAG
- a CDS encoding NAD-dependent epimerase/dehydratase family protein produces the protein MSRVLVTGGSGTIGRAVVERLLSEPGVESVLVVDQVPPRSPTAGFEVRIGDLRDPAVARTAVRGRSHVIHLAAIVGGIANFHRQPQTLLAANTALLNTVFDAAIAEGVERLVYVSSSMVFERAFRFPTPEEHLLECPTPRSAYGFSKLAGEVMCRAAHAEHGLEYTICRPFNAYGPGEMPADEPGIAHVVPDLLRKSLARQRPLEIFGSGEQTRTLTHVDDIAEGIVRATFHPRAACEDFNISASEELTVAEIARICWEACGNDPAELELRKLPSFEVDVKRRWPSIEKAKRLLGFEARIPVAEGIRATADWLRQKLTVEAH, from the coding sequence GTGAGCCGGGTGCTGGTCACCGGGGGCTCCGGCACGATCGGGCGTGCCGTCGTCGAGCGACTGCTGAGCGAGCCGGGAGTTGAGTCGGTCCTGGTAGTCGATCAGGTACCGCCGCGCTCGCCCACCGCGGGCTTCGAAGTACGGATCGGCGACCTGCGCGACCCGGCGGTGGCGCGTACCGCCGTGCGCGGACGCAGCCACGTGATCCACCTCGCCGCGATCGTCGGCGGCATCGCCAACTTCCACCGCCAGCCGCAAACGCTGCTCGCCGCCAACACGGCGCTCCTGAACACGGTCTTCGACGCCGCTATCGCCGAGGGCGTCGAGCGCCTGGTCTACGTGTCTTCCTCGATGGTCTTCGAACGCGCCTTCCGGTTCCCGACACCGGAAGAACACTTGCTCGAGTGCCCGACGCCGCGCTCCGCTTACGGCTTCTCGAAACTCGCCGGCGAGGTGATGTGCCGCGCGGCGCACGCCGAACACGGGCTCGAGTACACGATCTGTCGCCCGTTCAACGCCTACGGGCCCGGCGAGATGCCGGCTGACGAGCCGGGAATCGCGCACGTCGTCCCCGACCTTCTGCGCAAGTCGCTGGCCCGCCAGCGCCCACTCGAGATTTTCGGCTCGGGCGAGCAGACGCGAACCCTTACCCACGTCGACGACATCGCGGAGGGGATCGTGCGGGCGACCTTCCATCCCCGCGCGGCCTGCGAGGACTTCAACATCTCGGCCAGCGAAGAACTCACGGTCGCCGAGATCGCGCGCATCTGTTGGGAGGCGTGCGGCAACGACCCGGCGGAACTCGAGTTGCGGAAGCTGCCGTCATTCGAGGTCGACGTCAAAAGGCGCTGGCCGTCGATCGAGAAGGCGAAGCGGCTGCTCGGCTTCGAGGCTCGGATACCGGTTGCCGAGGGAATTCGGGCGACCGCCGACTGGCTACGCCAGAAGCTCACCGTAGAGGCTCATTAG
- a CDS encoding glycosyltransferase, with translation MRVAATRVGVGLIGRLRRFYPLTDLIEAYAARRALLAALQRVQPRALLFSTTTSALLAPTVGLPYAVWFDAPAHLNRPGPQNALLHRLERARFERARLLLPWSEPALRSAPASHGRLLLLPPPILSGGAAHATATASDPSSHQRRPRFVAYTPDPKAKGLDLLVRAWLHCEHLGGALGGHVSGVKSGAGRPRLEVFGIERERARAWLARRGLPLPASVRVLGRRSEQEFRKHLVGAVAFVHAARWEDFGRAPLEALALGVPLVTCAAAGPYAALALARRLAPELVAPRDDPSQLAAALVRALAISDEDRRRYQVSAARAVEPFTHRHFERTVRRELIPRLLDQPAS, from the coding sequence GTGCGGGTCGCGGCGACGCGCGTCGGTGTCGGGCTCATCGGTCGCTTGCGCCGCTTCTATCCCCTTACCGACCTGATCGAGGCGTACGCAGCGCGACGCGCTCTGCTGGCTGCGCTCCAGCGGGTGCAGCCGCGCGCACTCCTCTTCTCGACGACCACCAGCGCGCTGCTGGCTCCCACCGTGGGGCTGCCGTACGCCGTCTGGTTCGACGCGCCGGCCCACCTCAACCGTCCCGGTCCCCAGAACGCACTCCTGCACCGCCTCGAGCGAGCACGCTTCGAGCGTGCGCGGCTACTGCTTCCTTGGAGCGAGCCGGCGCTGCGCAGCGCACCGGCGAGCCACGGCCGCCTGCTGCTGCTTCCGCCGCCGATCCTTTCTGGTGGCGCCGCTCACGCCACCGCGACAGCCAGCGATCCCAGCTCGCACCAGCGGCGCCCCCGCTTCGTCGCGTACACCCCGGACCCCAAAGCGAAAGGCCTGGATCTGCTGGTCCGAGCTTGGCTGCACTGCGAGCACCTCGGCGGCGCACTGGGCGGTCACGTCAGCGGCGTGAAGAGCGGCGCGGGACGTCCCCGCCTCGAGGTTTTCGGGATCGAGCGCGAGCGGGCGCGCGCGTGGCTTGCCCGGCGGGGGTTGCCGCTGCCGGCCTCGGTTCGGGTACTCGGCCGCCGCTCCGAACAGGAGTTCCGCAAGCACCTCGTCGGCGCAGTGGCTTTCGTGCACGCCGCCCGTTGGGAGGATTTCGGACGGGCTCCTTTGGAAGCGCTCGCGCTGGGGGTGCCGCTGGTCACCTGCGCCGCGGCAGGGCCGTACGCGGCGCTAGCGCTCGCGCGGCGGCTGGCGCCGGAGCTGGTTGCGCCGCGCGACGACCCCTCACAACTGGCGGCCGCGCTGGTGCGCGCGCTCGCGATCTCCGACGAAGACCGACGCCGTTACCAGGTCAGCGCGGCCCGCGCCGTTGAGCCGTTCACCCACCGACACTTCGAGCGAACGGTGCGCCGCGAGCTAATCCCGAGACTGCTCGATCAGCCGGCCAGCTGA
- a CDS encoding glycosyltransferase family 2 protein encodes MSKPAVSVVVPTRDRPDELALALASLSRLRGREQAELIVVDDGSRDSTAERLARAHGARYLRHRQAAGLNAARNTAIDAAESELIAFVDDDVVVPEQWLCELLAGVTRHRRADAFAGAIVARIEGLAGRGCGRHAPPITALDLGHDDRPVLAAWGACMAIRRRAFERVGVFDASLSVDEGDEAEWFERLRAAGGRVVYLGAWRLEHVRRGRSARVSALLRASYRRGRGARRSDQRRGQAPSLAGELRTLVGCGWHVARRRCPQGLLLAAHALGRTVEATGGRER; translated from the coding sequence ATGAGCAAGCCCGCGGTGTCCGTGGTGGTACCCACCCGCGATCGGCCCGACGAGCTCGCGCTGGCGCTCGCCTCGCTGAGCCGTTTGCGGGGACGCGAGCAGGCCGAGCTGATCGTGGTCGACGACGGCTCGCGCGATTCCACCGCCGAGAGACTCGCGCGTGCGCACGGGGCCCGTTACCTCCGCCACCGACAGGCCGCCGGCTTGAACGCCGCGCGTAACACAGCGATCGACGCTGCCGAAAGCGAGCTGATCGCGTTCGTCGACGACGACGTGGTGGTGCCGGAACAGTGGCTCTGCGAGCTGCTCGCCGGGGTCACTCGCCACCGCAGGGCCGACGCTTTTGCCGGCGCGATAGTCGCCCGCATCGAGGGCCTCGCCGGGCGCGGATGCGGCCGGCACGCGCCCCCGATCACGGCGCTCGACCTGGGGCACGACGACCGGCCGGTGCTGGCTGCCTGGGGTGCGTGCATGGCGATCCGGCGACGGGCGTTCGAACGCGTTGGGGTGTTCGACGCCTCGCTCTCGGTAGACGAAGGTGACGAAGCCGAATGGTTCGAGCGCTTGCGGGCTGCCGGTGGTCGTGTCGTTTACCTCGGAGCTTGGCGCCTTGAGCACGTCCGGCGGGGGCGCAGCGCCCGCGTCTCGGCACTTTTGCGCGCAAGCTACCGACGCGGACGGGGGGCCCGACGGAGCGACCAGCGCCGCGGTCAAGCACCGTCGCTGGCCGGCGAACTCAGAACTCTGGTCGGCTGCGGCTGGCACGTCGCCCGCCGACGTTGCCCTCAAGGGCTGCTACTAGCCGCCCACGCACTCGGTCGTACCGTCGAAGCGACCGGCGGTCGCGAGCGGTGA